The following proteins come from a genomic window of Phnomibacter ginsenosidimutans:
- a CDS encoding OstA-like protein, translating into MTTFMRYLFISCLWLLSVAGWAQGTVAPPTDSTRRLEIIKAQRYNFEKVDSLTRLLSLAGNVQLRQEGTLFYADSAVLNEVTNVIEAFGNIHINDGDSLHTYSKYLRYKGNEKHAYLKTNVRLVDNKGSVLTTNELNYDMNLGIADYKSGGKVLNKKTVLTSKNAKYYEATKDVVFSKEVVLKDPEYNMATDSLQYNSRTEVATFIAPTTIINGKRKIYTSSGYYDLKNNKAVFGKRPVIEDSTYTIVSDDMAFDDKEGLGQFNGNVVYRDTASGVAVLSNQLFANKKNSSF; encoded by the coding sequence TTGACCACTTTTATGCGTTATCTGTTTATCAGTTGTTTATGGTTGTTGTCGGTAGCTGGTTGGGCACAGGGTACTGTGGCACCACCAACAGACAGCACCCGCAGGTTGGAAATCATCAAAGCCCAGCGATACAATTTTGAAAAAGTAGATTCACTCACCCGCTTGTTGTCGCTGGCAGGCAATGTGCAACTGCGGCAGGAGGGTACCTTGTTTTACGCCGACAGTGCCGTGCTCAATGAAGTAACCAATGTGATTGAAGCATTCGGCAACATTCACATCAATGATGGCGATTCACTGCATACTTACAGCAAGTACCTCCGCTACAAAGGCAATGAAAAGCATGCATACCTAAAAACCAATGTGCGGCTGGTTGACAACAAAGGTTCTGTTCTTACCACCAATGAGCTGAACTACGACATGAACCTTGGTATTGCCGATTACAAATCGGGTGGCAAAGTGCTGAACAAAAAAACAGTACTCACCAGCAAGAATGCCAAATATTATGAAGCCACAAAAGATGTGGTGTTTTCGAAAGAAGTGGTGCTGAAAGACCCGGAGTACAACATGGCTACCGATTCATTGCAGTACAACTCCCGTACAGAAGTGGCCACGTTTATTGCGCCAACCACCATCATCAACGGCAAGCGAAAAATATACACCAGCAGCGGCTATTACGATTTAAAAAACAACAAAGCGGTGTTTGGCAAACGCCCTGTGATTGAAGACAGTACCTATACCATCGTAAGCGATGACATGGCTTTTGATGACAAAGAAGGTTTGGGACAGTTTAATGGCAATGTGGTGTACAGAGATACAGCCAGCGGTGTGGCGGTGTTGAGCAATCAGTTGTTTGCCAACAAGAAGAATTCTTCTTTTTAG
- the yajC gene encoding preprotein translocase subunit YajC — protein MSQFLVLLAAPGGKSSGFEFIFLGMMILVFWLFMIRPQAKKAKEQKKFVENLQKGDKIVTIAGIHGTINKVNEDGTLQLEVSPGSYIKIEKSALSMEWTANVNKQPAPAK, from the coding sequence ATGAGTCAGTTTTTAGTACTGCTGGCAGCACCCGGTGGCAAAAGCAGTGGTTTCGAATTTATCTTTTTGGGCATGATGATTTTGGTGTTCTGGTTGTTCATGATCAGACCACAAGCCAAGAAGGCCAAAGAGCAAAAGAAGTTTGTAGAGAACCTGCAAAAGGGTGATAAAATTGTAACCATCGCTGGTATCCACGGCACCATCAACAAAGTAAATGAAGATGGAACCCTGCAGCTGGAAGTAAGCCCCGGCAGCTACATCAAAATCGAAAAAAGTGCATTGAGTATGGAGTGGACTGCTAACGTAAACAAGCAGCCTGCCCCTGCAAAATAA
- a CDS encoding DeoR/GlpR family DNA-binding transcription regulator, whose protein sequence is MLKQERHAFIIQQLNVHNRVYSTDLQQRLDVSEDTIRRDLQELAEDGVLIKVHGGAVSKSFHFTLSNNKVYLPEEKKLIARKAVQLIQSGMVILLTGGTTIRELINILPAELTATFITPSVPIALELMNHPHSEVIFIGNKLNKHAQMAVGAEVNRQLGSIRADLCILGTNALDATAGITETAWDIIEVKKELIRSADKLVSIAISEKLNTIQPLQVCSTNEIDILVTEIDPQDPMLKPYREQGINLL, encoded by the coding sequence ATGTTGAAACAAGAAAGACACGCTTTTATTATTCAGCAACTAAACGTACACAACCGGGTGTATAGTACCGATTTGCAACAACGATTGGATGTATCGGAAGATACCATCCGCCGCGATTTGCAGGAATTGGCTGAAGATGGGGTGCTTATAAAAGTGCACGGCGGAGCGGTATCCAAAAGTTTTCATTTTACCCTTTCCAACAATAAAGTGTATTTGCCCGAAGAAAAAAAGCTGATTGCCCGCAAAGCAGTGCAGCTTATACAATCGGGCATGGTTATTTTGCTCACAGGTGGCACCACCATAAGGGAGCTTATCAATATTTTGCCGGCAGAGCTAACGGCCACTTTTATTACCCCAAGTGTGCCCATTGCATTGGAGCTGATGAACCATCCGCATAGCGAGGTTATTTTTATAGGCAACAAACTGAACAAGCATGCACAGATGGCTGTGGGAGCGGAGGTAAACCGTCAGCTGGGGTCCATCCGTGCCGACCTGTGTATACTCGGTACCAATGCACTGGATGCCACTGCAGGCATTACAGAAACTGCATGGGACATAATAGAAGTAAAAAAGGAATTGATTCGGTCGGCAGATAAATTGGTGTCCATTGCCATTTCTGAAAAGCTGAATACCATACAACCCTTGCAGGTGTGCAGCACCAATGAGATAGATATTTTAGTAACCGAAATCGACCCACAAGATCCGATGTTGAAACCTTATCGGGAGCAGGGCATCAACCTGCTGTAG